From Ignavibacteriota bacterium, the proteins below share one genomic window:
- a CDS encoding septal ring lytic transglycosylase RlpA family protein, which translates to MVRRGLRTSVLVCVLLLTGCGTTSPRFTSSTPPPSRDGSVHQLAGIASYYAHEFDGKPTANGEVYDMHQLTAAHRTLPFNSLVRVTYQQTGESVVVRINDRGPFKNDRVIDLSLAAAQRIGLIAQGTGPVRLEVLELGSPGTPIAE; encoded by the coding sequence ATGGTGCGGCGCGGCCTCCGGACAAGTGTGCTGGTGTGCGTCCTGCTCCTGACCGGTTGCGGTACCACGTCGCCCCGCTTCACGTCGTCCACCCCTCCGCCCTCGCGCGACGGGTCGGTGCATCAACTTGCGGGCATCGCATCATACTACGCGCACGAGTTCGATGGGAAGCCGACGGCGAACGGGGAAGTGTACGATATGCATCAACTCACGGCAGCGCACAGGACGCTGCCGTTCAATTCGCTGGTTCGCGTGACCTATCAGCAGACGGGAGAATCGGTCGTGGTGCGGATCAATGACCGCGGGCCGTTCAAGAACGACCGGGTCATCGACCTTTCCCTCGCGGCTGCACAGCGCATTGGACTCATTGCACAGGGCACCGGGCCGGTCCGCCTCGAGGTGCTCGAACTCGGTTCACCCGGAACACCGATAGCAGAATGA
- a CDS encoding mannose-1-phosphate guanylyltransferase has protein sequence MPTVFGVIMAGGVGTRFWPRSREKTPKQALEITGKETMIQSTAGRLKRMIDPRNLFIITNKMQRALLAKQLSYVPEDNILDEPVGRNTAPCIGLAALHCRRADPDAVMVVLPADHVIQNDEEFLRILGVASETAYESSSLLTIGIKPRHPETGYGYIQIFTEAGAHNPYAARGVMKVKTFAEKPNLQTAQRFLESGDFLWNSGMFVWRADAILSEIERLLPELYAELMKIDQTIGTQHYAAAVEQAYGIIRSISIDYGIMEKSERVYCIPGDFGWSDIGSWDEVYRISGKDSGGNTITGSVIQKDTKNCYVYSPGKVVATIGVEDLIIVNTDDALLICRRERSQEVKEIADYLKRKQMNDYL, from the coding sequence ATGCCCACAGTCTTTGGCGTCATCATGGCCGGTGGGGTCGGTACCCGCTTCTGGCCCCGCAGCAGAGAGAAGACGCCCAAACAGGCGCTCGAGATCACCGGAAAAGAAACGATGATCCAGAGCACCGCGGGACGTCTGAAGCGGATGATCGATCCCCGCAATCTGTTCATCATCACGAACAAGATGCAGCGGGCCCTCCTGGCGAAACAGCTCTCCTACGTCCCTGAAGACAACATCCTGGACGAACCCGTCGGCCGCAACACCGCGCCGTGCATCGGCCTCGCGGCATTGCATTGCCGCCGCGCCGATCCCGATGCGGTCATGGTCGTGCTGCCCGCGGACCACGTCATTCAGAACGACGAGGAGTTCCTCCGCATCCTCGGTGTTGCCTCCGAAACGGCGTATGAATCATCGAGCCTCCTGACCATCGGGATCAAGCCCCGCCACCCCGAGACCGGGTACGGGTACATCCAGATCTTCACCGAGGCCGGCGCCCACAATCCGTACGCTGCACGCGGGGTGATGAAGGTGAAGACCTTCGCCGAGAAGCCGAATCTTCAGACGGCACAGCGTTTTCTTGAGAGCGGCGACTTCCTGTGGAACAGCGGCATGTTCGTCTGGCGCGCCGATGCCATCCTCAGCGAGATCGAGCGCCTGCTGCCGGAACTGTATGCCGAGCTGATGAAGATCGATCAGACCATCGGGACCCAGCATTATGCTGCGGCAGTGGAACAGGCCTACGGCATCATCCGCAGCATCTCCATCGACTACGGCATCATGGAGAAGTCGGAACGTGTGTATTGCATCCCGGGCGACTTCGGTTGGAGCGATATCGGGTCCTGGGATGAGGTCTACCGGATCTCCGGCAAGGATTCCGGCGGCAATACGATCACCGGGTCGGTGATCCAGAAGGACACGAAGAACTGCTATGTGTACTCGCCGGGCAAGGTCGTTGCGACGATCGGGGTCGAGGACCTCATCATCGTGAACACCGACGATGCACTCTTGATCTGCAGGCGCGAGCGCTCACAGGAAGTGAAAGAGATCGCGGACTACCTGAAGCGCAAGCAGATGAACGATTACCTGTGA
- a CDS encoding F0F1 ATP synthase subunit epsilon, with the protein MFDRPFAVEIITPEQTVLKIQAVSISAPGVQGGFQVLYGHAPLLAALGPGKVQVQEAGGATHIYATGGGFLEVRENHVIAMLDSAERAEDIDVARARAARDRAAERLHKREAQVDAARAEAALHRAMNRLRVAGVS; encoded by the coding sequence ATGTTCGACAGACCATTTGCAGTTGAGATCATCACCCCCGAGCAGACCGTGCTGAAGATTCAGGCCGTCAGCATCAGTGCGCCCGGGGTCCAGGGAGGCTTTCAGGTCCTCTATGGCCATGCACCACTCCTCGCAGCACTCGGACCGGGCAAGGTCCAGGTGCAGGAGGCCGGCGGCGCCACGCATATCTATGCGACCGGCGGCGGCTTCCTGGAGGTGCGGGAGAATCACGTGATCGCCATGCTGGACAGTGCAGAGCGCGCCGAGGATATCGATGTGGCGCGTGCGCGGGCAGCCCGCGACCGTGCCGCAGAGCGTCTGCACAAGCGTGAAGCGCAAGTTGACGCCGCTCGGGCTGAAGCGGCACTCCACCGGGCAATGAACCGTCTGCGCGTCGCCGGCGTGTCCTGA
- the atpD gene encoding F0F1 ATP synthase subunit beta, whose amino-acid sequence MNEGTIVQVIGPVVDIDFSGGALPSILNAVTIARRSTEGQDENLVVEVQQHLGDNRVRTVAMDSTDGLSRGLKCVDTGAPITVPVGPGTLGRLINVTGEGIDGLGEIKCEKHYPIHRAAPAFEDLSTKKEMFETGIKVIDLLEPYCKGGKTGLFGGAGVGKTVIIMELINNIAKQHGGISVFGGVGERTREGNDLWMEMKESGVIDKTALVFGQMNEPPGARQRVGLTALTMAEYFRDEEGKDVLLFIDNIFRFVQAGSEVSALLGRMPSAVGYQPTLGSEMGELQERITSTKKGSITSVQAIYVPADDLTDPAPATTFSHLDATTVLSRQISALGIYPAVDPLDSTSRILEPAIVGQEHYDVARRVKEILQTYKDLQDIINILGMDELSDEDKITVARARKIQKFLSQPFSVAEQFTGQAGKYVKLEDTIRGFKGICEGTYDHLPEQAFLMVGSIEEAEEKAKQIMNA is encoded by the coding sequence ATGAACGAAGGAACGATTGTTCAGGTCATCGGACCGGTTGTCGACATCGATTTTTCCGGCGGCGCCCTCCCCTCCATCCTTAACGCCGTCACCATCGCCCGCAGAAGCACGGAAGGTCAGGACGAGAACCTGGTCGTGGAAGTACAGCAACACCTGGGCGACAATCGCGTCCGGACCGTCGCCATGGATTCGACCGATGGTCTGTCCCGTGGGCTGAAATGCGTGGACACCGGTGCACCGATCACGGTGCCGGTGGGGCCCGGAACGCTCGGACGGCTGATCAACGTCACCGGCGAAGGGATCGATGGCCTCGGGGAGATCAAGTGCGAGAAGCACTACCCGATCCATCGTGCAGCTCCTGCATTCGAAGACCTCTCCACGAAGAAGGAGATGTTCGAGACCGGCATCAAGGTCATCGACCTTCTCGAACCGTATTGCAAGGGCGGGAAGACCGGCCTCTTCGGCGGTGCGGGCGTGGGCAAGACGGTCATCATCATGGAACTCATCAATAATATCGCGAAGCAGCACGGCGGTATCTCGGTGTTCGGCGGCGTCGGCGAACGCACGCGTGAAGGCAATGACCTCTGGATGGAAATGAAGGAGTCGGGGGTCATCGACAAGACCGCGCTGGTCTTCGGACAGATGAACGAGCCGCCGGGTGCACGCCAGCGTGTCGGTCTCACGGCCCTCACCATGGCCGAATATTTCCGTGACGAAGAGGGGAAGGACGTGCTGCTCTTCATCGACAATATCTTCCGCTTCGTGCAGGCGGGTTCGGAAGTGTCCGCACTTCTCGGACGCATGCCATCGGCCGTGGGGTACCAGCCGACCCTGGGTTCCGAGATGGGCGAGTTGCAGGAGCGCATCACCTCCACGAAGAAGGGGTCCATCACGTCCGTGCAGGCCATCTACGTCCCTGCAGACGACCTGACGGATCCGGCGCCGGCAACGACGTTCTCGCATCTTGATGCCACCACGGTGTTGAGCCGCCAGATCTCCGCGCTGGGTATCTATCCTGCGGTGGACCCGCTCGATTCAACCTCCCGCATCCTCGAGCCGGCGATCGTCGGCCAGGAGCATTACGATGTAGCGCGCCGCGTGAAAGAGATCCTGCAGACCTACAAGGACCTTCAGGACATCATCAACATCCTCGGCATGGACGAGTTGTCCGATGAGGACAAGATCACCGTGGCCCGTGCCCGCAAGATCCAGAAGTTCCTCTCGCAGCCGTTCTCCGTGGCCGAGCAGTTCACGGGACAGGCAGGGAAGTATGTGAAACTCGAGGACACGATCCGCGGCTTCAAGGGGATCTGTGAAGGCACGTACGACCATCTTCCCGAACAGGCATTCCTGATGGTCGGGTCGATCGAAGAGGCAGAGGAGAAGGCCAAGCAGATCATGAACGCCTGA
- a CDS encoding NAD(P)-binding domain-containing protein gives MARQFGLDILTHELVTDIQRREAGSFVVHTAAGKEIEGTHVVIATGYYDQPVRLGVSGEDLPHVMHYYDEPFRYAGMRVVVVGGRNSAVETALDLYRHDAHVTLVHRGPSLSTGVKYWIQPDCENRIKAGQIKAVFGATVRSLSPDTVVVEVGGVERSMPADFVFVMVGFGPDSGLLRRAGVDLDPVSLAPRVADATFETNVPGLFVAGSVVAGKNTNTIFVENGRLHGETIARAILARRNRIS, from the coding sequence GTGGCACGCCAGTTCGGACTTGATATCCTCACGCATGAGCTGGTGACGGATATCCAGCGGCGTGAGGCGGGGAGCTTCGTTGTTCACACCGCTGCGGGAAAGGAGATCGAGGGGACGCATGTGGTCATCGCCACGGGGTACTACGATCAGCCGGTACGCCTGGGCGTTTCCGGGGAAGACCTGCCCCACGTGATGCACTATTATGATGAGCCGTTCCGCTACGCAGGAATGCGGGTCGTTGTCGTGGGCGGGAGGAATTCTGCCGTTGAAACTGCGCTGGATCTGTACCGCCATGATGCCCACGTCACCCTTGTACACCGCGGCCCTTCGCTGAGTACGGGTGTGAAGTATTGGATCCAACCCGATTGCGAGAATCGGATCAAGGCGGGCCAGATCAAGGCCGTTTTTGGTGCGACCGTCCGCTCTCTCTCTCCGGACACGGTGGTCGTTGAGGTGGGGGGCGTGGAACGATCGATGCCTGCAGACTTCGTGTTTGTGATGGTGGGATTCGGGCCTGATTCCGGCCTGCTTCGCCGGGCTGGAGTGGACCTGGATCCTGTATCGCTGGCCCCCCGTGTGGCGGATGCAACGTTCGAGACGAACGTTCCCGGACTGTTCGTGGCCGGATCCGTCGTTGCCGGGAAGAATACGAACACCATTTTCGTGGAGAACGGCCGCCTGCACGGGGAGACGATCGCCCGGGCGATCCTGGCCCGCCGGAACCGGATTTCTTGA
- a CDS encoding NAD(P)-binding domain-containing protein translates to MKDVIVIGAGPAGLACGIAATRAGLRCTIVEQGSVADAIRRFPVQMTWFSTPNCSRSGTCRSSFRPSAPQGLIHSTTICGWHASSDLISSRMSW, encoded by the coding sequence ATGAAGGATGTCATTGTCATAGGTGCAGGTCCGGCGGGCCTCGCGTGCGGCATCGCTGCAACGCGTGCCGGCCTCCGCTGCACCATCGTAGAACAGGGGAGTGTCGCCGATGCGATCCGCCGATTCCCGGTGCAGATGACCTGGTTCTCCACCCCGAATTGCTCGAGATCGGGGACGTGCCGTTCGTCATTCCGACCGTCCGCCCCACAAGGGTTGATACACTCAACTACTATCTGCGGGTGGCACGCCAGTTCGGACTTGATATCCTCACGCATGAGCTGGTGA